The following is a genomic window from Amycolatopsis australiensis.
GGTGCTGTACGTGCTCCCGGCGGGCAGCCCGCTGTCGGAGGACGCGCCGGACCCCGGCTGCGGTTTCTAGCTCCCGAACCAGCCCGCGGCGTCCAGGCGGTACGCCGCGGGCCCGACGACCGCGCGCAGGTCGTTCTCGAGGGCGGCCATCCGCTCGCGACCGACCGTGCGGGCCCAGTCCGCGCGCAGCTCGTCGAAGATGTCGGCCGACTTCCGGAGCGCGTCGACGCCGTGGCCGGTCAGGCGCACGATCTTGCGGCGCGCGTCGGCCGGGTCGTCGGCGCGTTCGACGTAGCCCAGTGCCTCGAGCCGCTCGACCGTCTTGCCCGCCGCCTGCTTGGACACGCCCAGCCGGCGGCCGATCTCCGACGCCGTCGCGCCCTGGACGCCGATGGCCTGCATCGCGAACCCGTACGACGGCCGGACGTCCGGGTGCCCGCGGCGCGCGAGCTCGGCGTGGAGGCGGTCGATGAGCGTGCGGAACCCGCCGAAGAGCAGGAAGGGCAGCTCGTAGCCCGGCGTGTCCGTCATGACCCCTTGCCAAATTCGACAACCAGGTTTACGGTTTCGACAACCACATTGTCGATCCTACGTCTGGAGACGTCTTGTTCCCCGATCACACCCCGGAGTCTGCACCCGCCGCCGCCCGCCCGGCGATGGCGGCCACCGCGAAGAAGTTCGGCCGCGTCCCGGCCGCCGTCGCCCGCCTGGCGAGTTCACCCGAACTGCTGAACGGATTCCTGAAGCTCAACGCGATCTACGAGTCCACCACACTGGCGGCGCTGGACCGCGAAGTGCTGGTCATGACGGTCGCCACCCGCACCGGCTGCCACCTCTGCGTGGCGATGCACACAGCGACCTTGGCGGGCCTGGGCGCTTCGCCGGAGCTCGTGGCGGCGCTGCGGGCACGGTCGGTCCTGCCGGAGCCGCGGCTGGAGGCGCTGCGGCAGTTCGTGCTCACGGTGATGGACACGGCCGGCGACGTGCCCGCCGAGCAGCTGGCGGCGTTCACCGGCGCCGGCTACACCGCCCGGAACGCACTGGAGGTGGTGCTGGGAATCGGGACGTACACGCTGTCGACGTACGCGAACCGGCTCACGCAGGCGCCGCTCGACGAGGCGTTCGCCGAGCACACCTGGCACGCGGCCTGATCAGCGCGGGACGACGGTGGTGCCGGTCGCGTCGCCTTCGACGAGCGCGCGGTAGGCCTCCGCCACGACGGCCACCGGAGTCCCGCCGGTCCGTCCCATCGCCGCGAGGGTTTCGCTGATCCAGCCCGGGCTGACGGCGTTGATCCGCAGACCGCGCGGCAGCTCGGCGGCGGCCGAGCGGACGAACCCCTCGAGACCGGCGTTGACGAGCGCGCCGAGACCGCTGCCGGGAACGGGCTCGGTGAACGTCCCGCCGGTGAGCGTGATCGAGCCGCCGTCGTTCAGCCGCGCCGCCGCGCGCCGCACCAGGGCGACCTGGCCGAGCAGCTTGGCGCGCAGGTCGTCGAGGACCTGCGCGTCGGTCAGCTCGGCCAGTGGCCGCAGCGGCACGTTCGCGGCACAGCACACGACGGCGTCGGCCGCGGTCTCGAACAGCGCGTCGAGCGAGGCGGGGTCGGCCAGGTCCGCGCGGACCGGCGAGGTCCGGGAGACGCGGACGAGGTCGTGGCGCGGTTCGAGAGCGGCGGCGACGGCTCGCCCGACGAGCCCGGTGGCCCCCAGCACGATGATCCTCACGCGTTCGACGCTAACGGCCGCGGCAACCGGGTTCCGGCGGCAGCCGCTCCGGCCGGCCGATTCATGTGACTCAGGTCTCATTCCGGCCGTGTCCGGCCGGCGGCGCCTGCTCCGACCCCTGGGTGTTCACCCACGGAGAAGGAGTCGAAATGGACAAGCCGGCCGGACGGCGGGAGTGGCTGGGGCTGACGGTGCTCGTGCTGCCCACCCTGCTCGTCGCCATGGACATGACGTCGCTGTTCCTCGCGCTGCCCCAGCTCAGCGCCGACCTCGGGGCGAGCGCCACCGAGCAGCTGTGGATCACCGACAGCTACGGATTCGTCGTCGCCGGGTTCGTCATCACCATGGGCACCCTCGGCGACCGGATCGGGCGGCGGCGCCTGCTGCTGGCCGGGGGCGGCACCTTCGCGGCCGTTTCGGCCGTGGCCGCGTTCTCCACCAGCCCGGAGATGCTCATCGTGGCGCGCGGCGCGCTCGGGATCGCCGGGGCGACGCTGATGCCGTCGACACTCGCCTTGATCACGAACATGTTCCGCGACGGGCGGCAGCGCGGGAAGGCGATCGCGATCTGGGCGACGTGCCAGTTCGCGGGCGGCGCGGCGGGTCCGGTCCTCGCCGGGTTGCTGCTGCAGCACTTCGCCTGGGGCTCGGTCTTCCTGGTCGCGGTGCCGGCCATGGGCGTGCTGCTGGCGGCCGGCCCGTTCCTGCTGCCGGAGTTCCGCGCGCCGTCGTCGGGACGGCTGGACTTCGCCGGCGTCGGGCTTTCGCTGGCCGCCGTGCTGCTGATCGTCTTCGGGCTGAAGCAGCTCAGCACCGGTGAGCTGCTGGTGCCGCTGGCCGCGATCGCCGCCGGCACGGTGCTGGGCACGGCCTTCGCCCGCCGCCAGCTGACCCGGCCGGAGCCGCTGCTGGACCTGCGGCTGTTCCGGAACCGGCCGTTCACCGCGGTGCTGGTCGCGCTGGTGTTCGCCGGGGTCGCGATGGCCGGGGTCGGCCTGCTGGTGACGCAGTACCTGCAGAGCGTCCTGGGCTACTCGCCGCTGGCGTCGGCGGTGCTGTTCGCACCGATGGGCCTGGGCGTCGCGGCGGGCACGATGACGGCACCGGCGCTGACCCGCCGGACCACCCCGGCCACGGCGATCGCGGGCGGGTTGGCGGTCTCGGCGGCGGGCGGCCTCCTGCTGGCCGGCACGGGCGGCCTGGCGGCGGTCATGGTGGGCATCGCGGTGCTGGCGCTGGGCACGGGCCCGCTGTTCGCGCTGGGAATCGGCCTGGTGGTGGGCGCGGTCCCCCCGGAGCGGGCGGGCTCGGCGGCCTCGATGGCGGACACGGGCAACTACCTGGGCGGCTCGCTGGGCATGGCCCTGATCGGCCTGACGGCAACGGCGGTGTACCACGGAGTGTTCCCGGCGGGCACGACATTGGCCGCGGACGTCACGCGCGCGGAGGTGGCGGAGCAGGCGAAGGACGCTTTCACGATGGCGGTGCATGTGACGGGTTTGATCGCCGCGGTGCTTTTCGCGGGGCTCGCGGTGCTGGTGCGGGCCATGCGTCCGGCGTCGGCTCCCGCGCCGGAACCGGCAATGGCGAAATGAGCCGACCGGCGCTCCGAATCGGATTTGGCGCCGAACCACTTCGGCGGCACGGAATGGTCGGCTCCGGGTGTGCGTTGAACGGTACGCACGCCCCGGAGCCGGCCGCCATCTCGGTCAGGTGGACGGCTGGTCGTCACGTTGCATGAAGTGGACGATGGCGGCGACCACCACCACGGCCGCCACCGCGGCGGAAATCCACACGATCGCCATGCCGATGCCCGACAGCGACGTGGCGGTGCTGCAGGTGGCCCGGTACGTCGAGGAGAGAGCTTTCTCCAGTGTGTGGAAAGTCGTGCCGCACGCCTGCGCCTGACTGGAATTCTTGGCGTGCATCACGAGCCCGATGATGATCCCCACCACCGCGACGACCAGCACAATCGGGGAGAATTTGATGTATCGCTGAATCACGTGCACCACCTCTGCTGTTTCGACTGGGAAATTATTCGGCCGAGCGGGCCGACTTTCCCACTCCGAGTCGGCCGGAACAGCGAGCCTGTTACACCGATCGGAAAGACGTGGCTTTTACGAAGCCGGCCGGTTTTCTGTCGGCGGGCAACGGTTTCCGTCGTCGTTGTGCGGCGTTATGCGGGCGGCAGAAAACATCAAAGCGACAGTAATGGAACTTTCGCGGCGAATTTACTTTCCCTTGGGCGCGAAGCCAAGCCGGGCAACGTCTTCGCAGCGCCGGAACCCATCCGGCGAGAAATTCACCGGATGGGTGGGACACGAGCGTGGCGATGGTGGGCGCAGCAGGGTTCGAACCTGCGACCGCTCGGGTGTAAACCGAGTGCTCTTCCGCTGAGCTATGCGCCCTTCAGGCGGCGGCTCCGCGCACGAAGCCGCCACCGCGAGACCTCACGCCAGTTCGGCGACGGCCTTCTTCCAGCCCTGCTGGTCACGCGCCTCGCCCGGCGCGTTGACCTCGGCGAACCGGACCACGCCGGACTTGTCGATCAAGAACGTCCCGCGGACCGCCAAGCCGGCGTCCTCGTTGAACACGCCGTAAGCGCGAGCGACCTCGCCGTGCGGCCAGAAGTCCGACAGCAGCGGGAACTGGTAGCCCTCCTTCTCGGCCCACGCCTTCAGCGAGAACGGCGTGTCGACCGAGACGCCCAGCACCTGGACACCCTTGTTGTCGTAGTCCGCGAACTCGTCGCGGAGCTGGCACAGCTCGCCGGTGCAGATGCCGCTGAACGCGAACGGGTAGAAGACCAGCAGCACCGGCTTGTCGCCCCGGAAGGACGACAGCTGCACCGGCTGCTTGTTGTAGTCGTTGAGCGTGAAGTCAGGGGCCTCAGAACCGACCTCGACGGCCATACCGCGTTTCCTCTCCCGAACGGACACGTGCCTGCGACGACAACCCTATCGTGTCCGCCCGGCGGGACCTGTTCAGCGCTGCTTCGACTTGGACTTCGGGGACACCAGCCGGGTACCGATCCAGTTCGGGCCGACGCTGATGTTGGCCGTCTGGGCGAGGCCGACCGCCGGCACCGCTTCGGCGATCTCACTCGGCTCGACGTGCCCCGGCTGCCCCGTCTTGGGGGTGAGCACCCAGATGACGCCGTGCTCGTCCAGGGGCCCCCTGGCGTCGATGAGCGCGTCGCCCA
Proteins encoded in this region:
- a CDS encoding peroxiredoxin, which codes for MAVEVGSEAPDFTLNDYNKQPVQLSSFRGDKPVLLVFYPFAFSGICTGELCQLRDEFADYDNKGVQVLGVSVDTPFSLKAWAEKEGYQFPLLSDFWPHGEVARAYGVFNEDAGLAVRGTFLIDKSGVVRFAEVNAPGEARDQQGWKKAVAELA
- a CDS encoding short chain dehydrogenase, whose protein sequence is MRIIVLGATGLVGRAVAAALEPRHDLVRVSRTSPVRADLADPASLDALFETAADAVVCCAANVPLRPLAELTDAQVLDDLRAKLLGQVALVRRAAARLNDGGSITLTGGTFTEPVPGSGLGALVNAGLEGFVRSAAAELPRGLRINAVSPGWISETLAAMGRTGGTPVAVVAEAYRALVEGDATGTTVVPR
- a CDS encoding MFS transporter, with amino-acid sequence MDKPAGRREWLGLTVLVLPTLLVAMDMTSLFLALPQLSADLGASATEQLWITDSYGFVVAGFVITMGTLGDRIGRRRLLLAGGGTFAAVSAVAAFSTSPEMLIVARGALGIAGATLMPSTLALITNMFRDGRQRGKAIAIWATCQFAGGAAGPVLAGLLLQHFAWGSVFLVAVPAMGVLLAAGPFLLPEFRAPSSGRLDFAGVGLSLAAVLLIVFGLKQLSTGELLVPLAAIAAGTVLGTAFARRQLTRPEPLLDLRLFRNRPFTAVLVALVFAGVAMAGVGLLVTQYLQSVLGYSPLASAVLFAPMGLGVAAGTMTAPALTRRTTPATAIAGGLAVSAAGGLLLAGTGGLAAVMVGIAVLALGTGPLFALGIGLVVGAVPPERAGSAASMADTGNYLGGSLGMALIGLTATAVYHGVFPAGTTLAADVTRAEVAEQAKDAFTMAVHVTGLIAAVLFAGLAVLVRAMRPASAPAPEPAMAK
- a CDS encoding carboxymuconolactone decarboxylase family protein gives rise to the protein MAATAKKFGRVPAAVARLASSPELLNGFLKLNAIYESTTLAALDREVLVMTVATRTGCHLCVAMHTATLAGLGASPELVAALRARSVLPEPRLEALRQFVLTVMDTAGDVPAEQLAAFTGAGYTARNALEVVLGIGTYTLSTYANRLTQAPLDEAFAEHTWHAA
- a CDS encoding DUF3052 domain-containing protein; translated protein: MVAAGDADQSSVAERLGIKPEMVVQEIGWDEDVDDDVRAAIEEQIGGDILDEDADEVIDVVLLWWREDDGDLGDALIDARGPLDEHGVIWVLTPKTGQPGHVEPSEIAEAVPAVGLAQTANISVGPNWIGTRLVSPKSKSKQR
- a CDS encoding MarR family winged helix-turn-helix transcriptional regulator, with protein sequence MTDTPGYELPFLLFGGFRTLIDRLHAELARRGHPDVRPSYGFAMQAIGVQGATASEIGRRLGVSKQAAGKTVERLEALGYVERADDPADARRKIVRLTGHGVDALRKSADIFDELRADWARTVGRERMAALENDLRAVVGPAAYRLDAAGWFGS